The Glycine soja cultivar W05 chromosome 3, ASM419377v2, whole genome shotgun sequence genome window below encodes:
- the LOC114407615 gene encoding NADPH-dependent aldehyde reductase 1, chloroplastic-like yields MANSYENNFPPQKQDTQPGKEYLMNPPPQYNSSQYKPSNKLQGKIAVVTGGDSGIGRAVCNLFSLEGATVIFTYVKGQEDRDASDTLEIIKKAKTEDAKDPLAIPVDVGYEENCKKVVDEVINAYGRIDILVNNAAEQYESDSLEDIDDARLERVFRTNIFSHFFMTKHALKHMKEGSSIINTTSVNAYQGDGTLVDYTSTKGAIVGFTRALALQLVSKGIRVNGVAPGPIWTPLIVATMNEETIVRFGSDVPMKRAGQPIEVAPSYVFLASNICSSYITGQVLHPNGGIIVNA; encoded by the exons ATGGCTAATTCATATGAAAACAACTTCCCCCCTCAGAAGCAAGACACTCAGCCTGGCAAAGAGTACCTCATGAATCCACCACCCCAATACAACAGCTCCCAATACAAGCCATCAAATAAACTTCAG GGAAAGATAGCTGTAGTAACCGGGGGTGATTCTGGAATTGGACGAGCCGTGTGCAACTTGTTTTCATTAGAAGGTGCTACTGTGATCTTCACCTACGTGAAGGGGCAAGAGGACAGGGACGCGAGTGACACGCTTGAGATTATAAAAAAAGCTAAGACTGAAGATGCTAAAGATCCATTGGCTATACCTGTTGACGTGGGTTATGAAGAGAATTGCAAGAAAGTGGTGGACGAGGTTATCAACGCTTATGGCCGCATTGACATTCTGGTCAACAATGCAGCTGAGCAGTACGAGAGTGATTCCCTGGAAGATATTGATGATGCAAGACTCGAGAGGGTCTTCAGAACTAATATATTTTCCCATTTCTTCATGACCAA acaTGCTCTGAAGCACATGAAGGAAGGAAGTAGCATTATCAACACAACATCAGTGAATGCATATCAGGGAGACGGAACACTAGTGGATTATACTTCCACGAAGGGTGCGATTGTGGGGTTTACACGAGCCCTAGCGCTTCAGCTTGTGAGCAAGGGAATAAGAGTGAACGGGGTTGCACCTGGACCCATCTGGACTCCGTTAATAGTAGCAACAATGAACGAGGAAACAATTGTTCGATTTGGTTCGGATGTGCCAATGAAGAGAGCTGGCCAACCTATTGAAGTTGCTCCCTCTTATGTCTTTCTTGCTAGCAACATATGCTCCTCTTACATTACTGGCCAAGTCCTCCACCCCAATG gTGGAATCATTGTGAATGCTTGA
- the LOC114407614 gene encoding uncharacterized GPI-anchored protein At5g19250-like, translating into MVDAFKLCIFLLASICAFLVFSNPVLCSDKEDSVFKGINSYRQTRSLVPLSQVSKATCLADEVAEEIEKMPCENVNQYYPSSVPGSGNLKIPNLQKHINKCDINFNTTTDGVILPVCVSKLEPTIVLSNYTHSDRYAQFLNNSKYTGAGLGSEDDWMVLVLTTNTTTGSFSAAATSVRAYAASVDFLLFVSLFVLINYLD; encoded by the exons ATGGTGGACGCCTTCAAACTTTGCATCTTCCTTCTTGCGTCGATCTGTGCTTTCCTAGTCTTTTCTAATCCAGTGCTGTGTAGTG ATAAGGAGGACAGTGTATTCAAGGGAATCAACAGCTACAGGCAAACACGGAGCCTGGTACCCCTGAGCCAAGTTTCGAAGGCAACATGTTTGGCTGATGAAGTTGCAGAAGAAATAGAGAAGATGCCCTGTGAAAACGTGAACCAATACTacccttcatctgttcctggtagTGGGAACCTCAAAATCCCAAACTTGCAGAAGCACATAAATAAATGTGACATTAACTTCAACACCACCACTGATGGGGTCATTCTCCCCGTTTGTGTCTCCAAGCTGGAACCAACCATTGTGCTCTCTAATTACACTCATTCTGATCGTTACGCACAGTTTCTCAACAATTCCAAGTACACTGGAGCAGGGCTTGGTTCTGAGGATGATTGGATGGTTCTTGTTCTCACCACCAACACTACCACTGGAAGTTTCTCTGCTGCTGCAACTTCTGTTCGTGCTTATGCTGCTTCTGTGGACTTCTTGCTCTTTGTTTCGTTGTTTGTGCTCATCAACTACCTTGATTGA
- the LOC114407617 gene encoding mevalonate kinase, with the protein MEVKSRAPGKIILTGEHAVVHGSTAVASSIDLYTYVSLHFSTPSDNEDSLKLKLKETALEFSWPITRIRAAFPESTAQLSSTPNSCSVENAKAIAALVEELNIPEAKLGLASGVSAFLWLYSSIQGFKPATVVVTSELPLGSGLGSSASFCVALAAALLAYTDSVSLDLKHQGWLSFGEKDLELVNKWAFEGEKIIHGKPSGIDNTVSAYGNIISFKSGNLTHMKSSVPLKMLITNTKVGRNTKALVAGVGERMLRHPDIMAFVFSAVDSISNELTSILKSPTPDELSVTEKEEKIEELMEMNQGMLQSMGVSHATIETVLRTTLKYKLASKLTGAGGGGCVLTLLPTLLSGTVVDKVVAELESCGFQCFIAGIGGGGVEISFGVSS; encoded by the exons ATGGAGGTTAAATCCAGAGCTCCCGGGAAAATTATCCTAACCGGCGAACATGCTGTGGTTCATGGATCCACCGCTGTTGCTTCTTCTATTGACTTGTATACCTACGTTTCTCTCCACTTCTCCACTCCTTCCG ACAACGAGGATTCGTTGAAACTGAAGCTGAAGGAGACGGCGTTGGAGTTCTCGTGGCCAATCACGAGAATAAGAGCAGCGTTTCCTGAATCCACGGCTCAGCTATCTTCCACGCCGAACTCATGCTCTGTGGAGAATGCCAAGGCAATTGCCGCACTCGTTGAAGAGCTTAACAttccagaggccaaactcggaCTCGCCTCTGGAGTTTCCGCCTTTCTCTGGTTATACTCTTCCATTCAAGG ATTTAAGCCTGCTACTGTTGTTGTCACTTCTGAACTTCCTCTGGGCTCAGGATTGGGTTCATCCGCCTCGTTTTGTGTTGCGCTGGCGGCCGCCTTGTTGGCTTATACTGATTCTGTCTCTCTGGATTTGAAACATCAAGGATGGCTCTCCTTTGGGGAGAAGGATCTTGAGTTGGTAAATAAATGGGCTTTTGAAGGGGAGAAGATCATTCATGGAAAGCCCTCTGGAATTGACAACACAGTAAGCGCATATG GTAACATTATCAGCTTCAAGTCGGGTAACTTGACACATATGAAGTCAAGTGTGCCGCTTAAAATGCTCATTACTAACACCAAAGTAGGGAGGAACACAAAAGCATTGGTGGCTGGTGTTGGAGAGAGGATGCTAAGGCATCCAGATATAATGGCTTTTGTGTTTAGTGCTGTTGATTCTATTAGCAATGAATTGACTTCCATTCTCAAGTCACCTACACCAGATGAGCTCTCGGTAActgagaaagaagagaagatagAAGAACTAATGGAAATGAATCAAGGTATGCTCCAGTCTATGGGGGTCAGTCATGCCACAATAGAAACTGTTCTTCGAACAACATTGAAGTATAAGTTAGCCTCCAAATTGACAGGAGCTGGTGGTGGGGGCTGTGTTCTGACACTGCTTCCAACAT TGCTATCAGGCACCGTTGTTGACAAAGTAGTTGCTGAACTGGAGTCATGCGGGTTCCAATGTTTCATTGCTGGAATTGGCGGGGGAGGTGTTGAAATTAGCTTTGGGGTGTCATCTTGA
- the LOC114407613 gene encoding protein YIPF1 homolog, whose amino-acid sequence MMSGKYTSIDAQQLQGSVPAVPDSRPATVNFADSNLQTFPPSGAQGKITAASGPPRDADDSFSKPVSGSDEPQQGGWFQTFTIAAYKPYFDVDTSDVLERIIDSLFPFRGSFNEKTATNPDLYGPFWICTTLIFVAASIGTFVTYIAHKLKSKEWDYDINLVTWSAGLFYGYVTIVPLCLYVILKYFSAPAGLVQLFCLYGYSLFVFIPALCMSVVPLDIFRWVVAGVAGFMSATFVALNLRAHIKSAGERWFLIVAGIFLLQLALAVVLKLYLFTVSV is encoded by the exons ATGATGTCCGGAAAATATACGTCGATTGACGCGCAGCAGCTTCAGGGATCTGTTCCT GCCGTTCCAGATTCACGACCCGCCACCGTCAATTTCGCAG ATTCAAATCTTCAGACTTTTCCTCCTTCTGGAGCTCAGGGCAAGATCACCGCTGCTTCCGGGCCTCCTCGTGACGCTGATG ATTCATTTTCAAAACCTGTATCTGGTTCTGATGAACCGCAGCAGGGTGGTTGGTTTCAGACTTTTACAATTGCTGCTTACAAACCATACTTTGATGTTGACACTTCAGATGTTCTAGAGAGGATTATCGACTCACTATTTCCATTTAGAGGATCTTTCAATGAAAAAACTGCTACCAACCCTGATTT GTATGGTCCATTCTGGATTTGCACTACCTTGATATTTGTAGCGGCATCTATTGGCACCTTTGTGACATATATAGCGCACAAGCTAAAGAGCAAAGAATGGGATTATGACATAAATCTGGTGACTTGGTCTGCTGGTTTGTTTTATGGCTATGTTACCATTGTTCCTCTTTGCCTGTATGTAATCCTCAAATATTTCTCTGCACCGGCTGGCCTTGTGCAACTATTCTGTCTGTATGGGTATTCCCTGTTTGTCTTTATTCCAGCCCTG TGTATGTCCGTTGTGCCACTGGATATATTTAGATGGGTGGTTGCAGGTGTGGCAGGGTTCATGTCAGCAACATTTGTGGCACTGAACCTCCGGGCACATATCAAATCAGCAGGTGAAAGGTGGTTCTTGATTGTTGCTGGCATTTTTCTGTTGCAGCTGGCTCTAGCTGTGGTACTAAAGCTTTACCTCTTCACTGTATCAGTTTAA
- the LOC114407612 gene encoding RRP15-like protein encodes MAEEMKMVEPGRGKRKFFKTQGHKKSSKKAKVMPPQHGQKKVKIDKKMKKLFRKRAREYNSDDEEDDEATVPATLEPKSLASITNKRNDKDGIESEDRSEDEGAAGPQKTWNKNATDMNYHSSDDEGEDDDEIQPGITKFTEGCRAFKMAFRNLMKKSVPDDMLGPILSGQRKLVVDKLAEEEAERKVKGEAKKEKQMLAEKGHVKPATYLDSHEKFLISVATKGVVKLFNAVNKAQTAQRGLDPSRTKDAKEIRKRTKQAFFSELGKPSLPAIGTTTKAKESTDRVEDEQPAWAPLRDNYMLTSSKLKDWDKMPDKNVSDDMGKTSEDSSSDED; translated from the exons ATGGCTGAAGAAATGAAAATGGTAGAACCTGGAAGAGGTAAGAGGAAGTTTTTCAAAACGCAAGGCCATAAAAAGTCAAGTAAGAAAGCAAAAGTGATGCCACCACAACATGGACAAAAGAAAGttaaaatagacaaaaaaatgaagaaacttttCCGCAAGCGAGCACGGGAGTATAAttctgatgatgaagaagatgatgaggcCACTGTCCCTGCTACCTTAGAGCCTAAAAGTCTGGCATCTATCACCAATAAAAGAAATGACAAGGATGGCATAGAAAGTGAGGATAGGTCTGAGGATGAAGGAGCTGCTGGACCACAAAAAACATGGAATAAGAATGCTACTGATATGAATTATCATAGCTCTGATGATGAAggggaagatgatgatgaaattcAGCCAGGAATTACAAAATTCACGGAAGGATGTAGAGCATTCAAGATGGCCTTTAGGAATCTTATGAAGAAGAGTGTTCCTGACGACATGTTG GGTCCAATATTGTCAGGGCAAAGGAAACTTGTTGTAGATAAACTTGCAGAAGAGGAAGCAGAACGCAAGGTCAAGGGAGAGGCCAAAAAGGAAAAGCAGATG TTGGCAGAAAAGGGGCATGTCAAACCTGCTACTTACTTGGATTCACATGAAAAGTTTTTAATAAGTGTTGCTACAAAAGGAG TGGTCAAGCTGTTCAATGCT GTCAATAAGGCACAAACTGCTCAGAGGGGGCTGGACCCCTCAAGGACTAAAGATGCAAAAG AGATACGAAAACGGACGAAACAAGCCTTCTTTTCAGAGTTAGGGAAACCATCATTGCCTGCAATTGGCACCACTACAAAG GCCAAGGAAAGCACTGATCGGGTAGAAGATGAACAACCTGCTTGGGCTCCATTACGAGATAACTATATGCTGACAAGTTCAAAACTAAAGGATTGGGACAAAATGCCT GATAAAAATGTATCAGATGACATGGGAAAAACTTCTGAAGATAGTAGTTCAGATGAAGATTAG